From the Solanum lycopersicum chromosome 10, SLM_r2.1 genome, one window contains:
- the LOC138338743 gene encoding uncharacterized protein, with the protein MVGAAQSYDLSVHYHLGKANEVVDVLRLLSIASVSHIDDEKKYRVKEVHQFVRLGVRLVDIPNGVVSFHSSFESSFIVDFKAKKHLGSVLMDLNNSVLSKLNESFSLGEDGSAKMYHDLKEINRWEGMKRDISKFVEKCPSCQQFNTIHLKHGSMGTKVKLSTAFHPQVDGQAERTIKNLKDMLRACVIDFKGNSG; encoded by the exons ATGGTTGGAGCTGCTCAAAGTTATGACTTGAGTGTTCACTATCACCTAGGTAAGGCAAATGAAGTGGTTGATGTTTTGAGACTATTGAGCATTGCCAGTGTgtctcatattgatgatgagaagaaATATCGGGTTAAAGAAGTACACCAATTTGTTAGACTAGGTGTACGGCTGGTGGATATACCAAATGGGGTTGTTTCATTTCATTCCAGTTTTGAATCCTCATTTATTGTAGATTTCAAAGCTAAGAAGCATCTCGGCTCAGTACTTATGGATTTGAACAACTCGGTGTTGAGTAAGCtgaatgagtcattctccctaGGGGAGGATG GTTCtgccaagatgtatcatgacctcaagGAGATCAATAggtgggaaggtatgaaaaGAGATATCTCTAAGTTTGTGGAGAAGTGTCCCAGTTGCCAACAGTTTAACACTATACACCTTAAGCATGGG AGCATGGGTACAAAGGTGAAGCTTagtactgcttttcatccccaGGTGGATGGacaggcagagcgtaccattaaGAACCTTAAAGACATGCTGAGAgcatgtgttattgacttcaaggggaATTCGGGTTGA